One Osmerus eperlanus chromosome 2, fOsmEpe2.1, whole genome shotgun sequence genomic window, acagtcaaaataatctgaaaacacacacacctcctctggaGATGATCTTCTCTGGTATTTATTTACTCCTGCTTTCATCTGATGTCATGCCTGGCACAAGGATAACGATAACGCAGAGAAAAACATTCCATGTTATATTTAAACAACCAAAATACGTCAAGAACATTGGTCATAAATAAAGTATTTTTTGTTTGACTCCATTCCTGTAATTTTTGCACACGCAAAGAGTGCAATAGCGTTAAAGataaaaataaatttaaaaaatcCTATTTCGTATAATCGTTCCGTGCAAACAGGGTCTATCTCATGTGTGATTTGGGGGATATGTTTTTCCGAGGATCGTAAAAAAGGATTAGTCTCTTTAGCAATCTCACTTTCAACCGAAACACTCCTAATCGGGTATGAAACTCGCACCCTGTCTTCTTGTCTTCAAAGTGGCGcgggacagactgacagaccggTCAGGCTACAGACAAACAGGCTACTGTTTTAGGGATGGAATCATGATTAGGATCTTATGCTTACATAAAAGACAGCTTTACCGAACGAAGTGATGGCTTGTTGTTAGAATGGCCTCTGTTTGTTTGCAAAAGACGGGATGGCTGTATCGCACCACCTGAAAGATTTCCCGCGACTCTCGCAGAAACTTCTCTTCACGTTCTCTCTGGCGGTTGTCTTTGCCTCCTTCTACTTCATCCTCTCCGGCTGCTGTGACACAGGTCTGAATGACACCGCGAGGCACTTGAAACAATCATCGCAGGTTTTGCGTTGGACAGAATTAAACAGCAAAAACACTTCTTTTGGCAATAAGGATTTAATTGATGTGCGCGCAACACCCACGGTCAGCATAACAGGTGAACCAAGTGTGCACGGGGTCACTCCCAACAAGGAGTGGACCGCGACCCGCAGACTCCCGCAAGCCATCATCATAGGGGTAAAGAAAGGCGGAACACGAGCGCTTTTGGAATTTCTACGACTTCACCCAGACATTCGCGCGCTTGGCTCGGAGCCTCACTTTTTTGATCGGAATTACGCACGGGGGTTGAATTGGTACAGGTAGGTTTAGATTGTCCTGCAGTGTATTGTTGTTGATGAGGATGGATGAAGTTCATAGTGATGATGCTGATgccaagaaacacacacacacagagggagggagggagacaaaaagagaaaaagagacagggagagaaaaagatgcggagaaagagacagaaagagacagataacagagagagagagagagagagagagagagagagagagagagaggtggagaacctcacctatccatccattcatccatccatatgGAAGcactcaccttctctccctccctctctctcttttgcatattgagagagagagagagagtgagagagagcgagagagatgacAAGGGGTTCcatagggatagagagagagtaagagggcATGTCGTATAGGATGCTAGTGTTGGCTGAGTTATGTAAGTTTCTCGCCCCATTTTGTCAGCTTGACAGTTCTAGAACTCCCTATTTGTCAGCTTGACCGTTCTAGAACTCCCTATTTGTCAGCTTGACCGTTCTAGAACCCCCTATGTGTCAGCTTGACCATTCTAGAACCATCTCTGCTTCTCCTGCGTAATAAGTCCACCATGGGAAGAAAACCTCTTGCTCACAATAGCAGTACGctctacacaaacaccccccccctggGCCTGACCAGCTCCCTCACGCTGAGGCAGTGAAAGGACCCCAGCAAGCTTCCTATTGAAACGCCATCCTTTCTTCTGAGCGCTTTTTCGAGTGAAAATGGCAGGCAGCAAGTCAATGCAACACAAAGCAGCGCACTCACTCTGCGAACGCTGACATTTGTCTCTGGGGTAAAATCAAAGTGGGTTCGCTAATGGACTTTGCTTGTATTTGAGTCCTACCTCCTCTTGTCCTTCATctccgtcgctctctctctctctcctctcttactcGCTGTACAGCTTTCTTGTTACTTAGTTCTTTCTCCcagccatctccctcctcccaggtATTACATGCTGTTAAATGaagacagagacaaggagatAGTGGCTTCAGCCTGTCATGTGATGGAGGGTACAGGaccatggagagagggaggctggagagagagagaggctggagagaggctgaagagagaggccagagtaaatagaggctggagagagaggccagagtagagagagaggctggagagaggctggagagagaggccagagtagagagaggctggagagagaggccagagtagagaggctggagagagaggccagagtagagaggctggagagagagagaggccagagtagaaagagaggctggagagagaggccagtgaagagaggccttgtgagagagacaatggagcagggtgatataAACCCTCAGGAAATAGAGTAAGAATACAGCATTTAGATAGATATAGAACAgcatataatatatatacagtatataaatacAGCGTAGGGGTACAGCATACATGTACAGCACACAGATGCTGCATAGAGATAAGAGTGAATATTCTGGATGTCTTTTGTTTCATCTGATATGTTGTTCAGTTTGTGCTCATGACAGCTCtcttgcctcccctctctcttaacctcccctctctcttaacctcccctctctctaaaccTCCTTTCTCTTTaaacctgtcctctctctaaacctcccctctctctaaacctctcctctctctaaacctcccctctctctaaacctcgcctctctcttgcctcccctctctctaaacctcccctctctcttgcatcccctctctctaaacctcccctctctctaaacctcccctctctcttgcctcccctctctctaaacctcccctctctctaaacctcccctctctctaaacctcccctctctcttgcctcccctctctctaaacctcccctctctcttgcctcccctctctctaaacctcccctctctcttgcctcccctctctctaaacctcccctctctctaaacctcccctctctctaaacctcccctctctctaaacctccgctctctcttgcctcccctctctctaaacctcccctctctcttgcctcccctctctctaaacctcccctctctcttgcctcccctctctctaaacctcccctctctctaaacctcccctctctctaaacctcccctctctctaaacctcccctctctcttgcctcccctctctctaaacctcccctctctcttgcctcccctctctctaaacctcccctctctctaaacctcccctctctctaaacctctcctctctctaaacctcccctctctctaaacctcccctctctctaaacctcccctctctctaaacctcccctctctctaaacctcccctctctctaaacctcccctctctcttgcctcccctctctctaaacctcccctctctctaaacctcccctctctctaaacctcccctctctctaaacctcccctctcttcacTGAACCCGTCTCTCCTGTTTCCCCTCCATCTGAActtgtccctcccccctcccccctcctccctcctccctcctccctcctccctcccacaacCTGCtattccctccctgtcccccttaACCTTCCCTTCAAACCACCCAAACCTCTtgctccccacacccctctctacACCTATCCCCCTTTCCTTCCGTCCCCATTCCCCTCTCCCACATTTACCCCCCactttctcccccaccctctctcccttaccTTCCCCGATCTCActtacccctcccctccgcctttCTCCCCCcaatctccctcccccacacgcccctctctctaccccctcccaagGAGCCTGATGCCCCGGGCCCTGGAGGGCCAGGTGGTTCTGGAGAAGACCCCCCGGTACTTTGTGACCTCAGAGAGCCCCGCCCGAGTGTGGTCCATGTCTCCGGGGGTCAAGCTGATCGTGGTGGTCCGTGACCCCGTGACCCGGGCGGTCTCCGACTACACCCAGATCCTCTCCAAGACTCCCAGGGTGCCCGGCTTCGAGGCCCTCGCCTTCCGGAACAGGACCGAGGGGGAGGAGCCCCGGAGGGGGGAAACAGAGGAGGCCAGAGGCGAAATAGGGGAGGTGGACTCCCATTGGAGCCCTATCTGGATCGGACTGTACGCCCAGCACCTGGAGCGCTGGCTGGCCTGGTTCCCCAGGGCCCAGATCCACCTGGTCAGTGGGGAGAAGCTCATCTCCGACCCGGCCGGGGAAGTAGGAAAGGTCCAGGACTTCCTAGGCCTTCAGAGGATCATCACGGACAAGCACTTCTACTTCAACAAGACCAAAGGTTTCCCCTGTCTGAAGAAGCCCGAGGGGAGCAGCCAGCCTCACTGCCTGGGGAGGACCAAGGGCCGGCCACACGTCCAAATCCATCCCCAGGCCCTGCACAGCCTCAAACTCTTCTACAGGCCCCACAACCAGCGCTTCTACCAGATGGCTGGCCAGGACTTTGGCTGGTACTAGCCTCCCAGTCTCCAGGCCTCAGCGGCATCGATAACCTTTGACTGTATTTTTGTCTTCATTTTGAACCGCAATGCTACCATTAGACCATTAGGACTCCCACGTGCAGATGTATAGGGTTGTTAATTTCTCAGAGCATGGTTCCAAACCGACTCTGCTACACTGTAAGACTAAGACACAACACTCTGTGAGGTCATTTTCTGGTTAAAGCTTTTATTCATGTTATTGTCTTAACAGTCTTAATGTCATTTGATCCTAATGCAGATAAAGCCACTCTtacaaaacacaagcacactTTATTGTAGATTGACATGTGTTTGGCAGTAACAGTCAATGGCCATGATGGGAGAGTTATCTTCCCATCGTGATGCTGTAATACCATATTAGTCCACATGAGGGCGCCAACATCATTACAGTTACAAACCACTGCATCCCAGCACTGTTTTACAGCAGGCGATTACAACTTCAGTTCATTAGAGGGCAGTCTTACACCATTGATATGTACTTTGGCTTGGCGTAGACTCATTTCCAACACTGTTGTCATCaaaaaaagtaattaaaattgGATCTATGTCAGGGACTGGTCTTCATTCacttcacatgcacacacatgcacacacatgcacacacactcacacactcacacacactcactcacacaggcacaaacacatacacaggttGTTTagtgtacatgcgtgtgtgggtgtttggtcTGACTCACAGAGCTTGGCAGGGTCCCAGCTCCTATGAGACCCAGTCCTGGACCACGGTTGTGGTCGTCATCTCTAGCAGTACTCCTCCCCCTGCCGACCCAGGTACGGATCTGGAACATCATCCAGGCCCACCATGTACTTGGTCCCGCTGGGCGGTTTGCGTCCGTTAACGGGCCCCGTGTCCGGTAGGTCCAGGTGAGCCTCGGTACCAGCAGGCACAGCCGTCAGGTACATGTCCCACATCTGCTCCGGAAGATCCAGCTCTAGAAGTTTCTGCTTAATCCTCATGTTCTTCTCGACGTTCCGACGCTTGTACTGGAACTCCACGATGGTCTTGGTGTAGCGGTTCAGAGTGGCCACCGCAGAACCCATGCAGGTACCGAAAGAACCCCACGCCAGGctaggggacgggggggggggaggaagagagtacacggaggaggaagtggaggggagaaaagaagatTGAAATGATGGGGCGGAAGAGGAagtggtgaggggtggagaaggaagtgaggatggatgagaggggggagaaaagaagacgagaagggaggggggagaatagGGAGGAGAAAGTCAAAAGTTGGGAAGGAaatacaggaggagaggatggaggatggagggtggaggaggaggagggtggaggaggagaggatggagggtggaggaggagaggatggagggtggaggaggaggaggagaggaggaggaggatggagggtggaggaggagaggatggagggaggaggaggaggtggaggaggatggagggtggaggaggaggtgaagaaggaggaggtggaggaggagaggatggagggtggaggaggaggagaggatggaggatgagTTGAAGGGCATAAGAAAAGTAAATTCCACACAGAGCAACATCAACGTAAATCTATGATGCGTGGTGAGGAACTTTTCAGTTCTATAACCGCTATGTGATTTATATTTTGCCTGCAGGTCTACTAGCTACTGCCCTTTGATATTTGTATTATCTAGTCCTCTATTTTGTTCTGATCAAATCTAACTCCTGTCCCTGCAACTCtcaaaccacctctgctacactTACATATAGGACCAGCTGTAGTCCCAGGTCTTGGGCCTCCAGTCCTCTGGTCCTATGGCAACGGCCAGCTGGAAGATGGTGGTGAACATCATGTGGGCCACCATGCCACACAGgcctgggtcaggggtcaggggggaaaacacaccacaaacaacaacacaggTCTATCAGCACAGTCTACAGAGAGCAGttacagtgaggtgtgtgtgtgaggaactaTGAGACACTCAACTtatagtatatgtgtgtgtgagaaacaaaTAGCTGTGTATGTaaccagggttgtgtgtgtgtgtgagatcttagtcaaaagagagagagaaacacttatgcagagagtgtgtgagtgtccttTCGCAGCCTCTTGTCCATCTTTCATCAAGGCTCCTCTCAGCCTGCTGCTGGGGGATTAGTGTTTATGACgggggggttaggaggagggggaggaggcaggaggaaaggggagatgggggagggagatggaggatggagggaagaggaaaaagagggggacagagaggaggaggaggtggaggtggaggaggtggaggtgggactCCTGTGAGCAGACCTTGCCATGGCCCCACACTACTGCCACAGCTCCAGTCCGATTAGTCCGCAAACCGTCAAATCCTTGGAGGCAGCGAACAGATCATACACAGCCTTTGGacggccctccagccctcctccttctAGCACAGGGCTAACTTTGAGCTAACGTTTTTCTAGCTCTCAACTAGCATTTTATCTGAACATATGAGCTAGCTTTTGTCCTCACATGCTGGATAGAGCTCTGGGGAATGTAATATGGCTCCGCCACCAGTGATTGAAACATGAGTGAATCCCGACAGAGAGTGATTACTGATGGGATGCAGCTGACGATGACATCTGTGTGACCCATGAGCTGTCACCGTTCTGAGGGCAAGATGAACTTTAATATGAGGACAACAGACAGGGTACACAGCACAGagtcagggaaagagagagagaggcggagacagtgaaagagagcgaTGAAGACGGGGCGTGCAagggagaaacagaaacagcGACCGACAGGAGCAAAGGGAAGCAAAGCAATCAATAACCAACGACTTCAAACTCTGTAGGGAGACAGTTCCTCTGCCTCAGTCTCCAtcgctctcttctcctctacctccctctttctgGGTCTCCGATTGTCTCTGCCTGTCCCTACcgctctccttccctgcctcgcTCTTcgcctacctcctcccctctctcatcttctgCCTTTGTGTCCGGTTCTCTCAGGTCCCTGTCCGTGTATCCCAGCCGG contains:
- the LOC134040424 gene encoding heparan sulfate glucosamine 3-O-sulfotransferase 6-like translates to MAVSHHLKDFPRLSQKLLFTFSLAVVFASFYFILSGCCDTGLNDTARHLKQSSQVLRWTELNSKNTSFGNKDLIDVRATPTVSITGEPSVHGVTPNKEWTATRRLPQAIIIGVKKGGTRALLEFLRLHPDIRALGSEPHFFDRNYARGLNWYRSLMPRALEGQVVLEKTPRYFVTSESPARVWSMSPGVKLIVVVRDPVTRAVSDYTQILSKTPRVPGFEALAFRNRTEGEEPRRGETEEARGEIGEVDSHWSPIWIGLYAQHLERWLAWFPRAQIHLVSGEKLISDPAGEVGKVQDFLGLQRIITDKHFYFNKTKGFPCLKKPEGSSQPHCLGRTKGRPHVQIHPQALHSLKLFYRPHNQRFYQMAGQDFGWY